The following are encoded in a window of Calonectris borealis chromosome 17, bCalBor7.hap1.2, whole genome shotgun sequence genomic DNA:
- the PRELID3B gene encoding LOW QUALITY PROTEIN: PRELI domain containing protein 3B (The sequence of the model RefSeq protein was modified relative to this genomic sequence to represent the inferred CDS: inserted 1 base in 1 codon): protein MKIWTSEHVFDHPWETVTTAAMQKYPNPMNPSVVGVDVLDRHVDPSGKLHSHRLLSTEWGIPAIVKSLIGTCRTKTYVQEHSVVDPVKKTMELKSSNISFTNLVSVDERLVYKPHPHEPDKTILTQEAIISVKGVSLSSYLEGLMANTISSNAKKGREALEWVINRLNAEIEEFTASAXRNHEEFNGGSSICREMIVNISVLLTRFNNLKLLSKPKYIVLSSRRSFTF from the exons atgAAGATCTGGACCTCGGAGCACGTTTTCGA TCACCCCTGGGAAACGGTAACGACGGCCGCCATGCAGAAATACCCAAATCCCATGAACCCCAGTGTGGTTGGAGTCGATGTCCTGGACAGACACGTAGACCCCAGTGGGAAGTTGCACAGCCACAGGCTCCTCAGTACAGAATGGGGAATACCCGCCATTGTGAAATCG CTCATTGGCACGTGCAGAACAAAGACATATGTTCAGGAGCACTCTGTTGTTGACCCAGTGAAAAAAACAATGGAGCTTAAATCCAGCAAT ATTTCATTTACAAACCTAGTGTCAGTAGATGAGAGGCTTGTCTATAAACCACACCCTCACGAACCAGACAA AACCATTTTGACACAAGAAGCAATAATATCTGTAAAAGGTGTCAGTCTCAGCAGTTACCTAGAAGGGCTAATGGCAAACACAATTTCCTCCAATGCTAAAAAA GGCCGCGAAGCACTGGAATGGGTAATTAATAGACTGAATGCTGAAATTGAAGAGTTCACAGCTTCAG AGAGGAACCATGAGGAATTCAATGGCGGCAGCAGCATTTGTAGAGAAATGATAGTAAATATATCTGTATTACTAACGAGATTTAACAATCTGAAGCTTCTCTCCAAACCTAAATACAT TGTTCTAAGTTCCAGAAGGTCCTTTACCTTTTGA